A window from Fragaria vesca subsp. vesca linkage group LG5, FraVesHawaii_1.0, whole genome shotgun sequence encodes these proteins:
- the LOC101306920 gene encoding aminomethyltransferase-like: protein MAKVTCESLLVNPWRIFAYPHQSFAVPSLTQTTHTQKKLTLSSTRTRALPFDLSPPPIDHDLLDTVAAATAGATVSDDGIIETFDNDDQALDAADNGLVVVDLSHFCRIRVSGDDRIQFLHNQSTANFECLHEGQGCDTVFVTPTARTIDIAHAWVMKNAVMLMVSPVSRSISEMLKKYIFFNDKVEIQDITKQTCFFVLVGPKSNYVMEELNLGDLVGQPYGTHQHFSVNGMPVTVGVGNVISEKGFSLLMSPAAAGSVWKTILSHGATPMGSIAWEKLRILQGKPAPQKELTNEYNVLEAGLWNSISLTKGCYKGQETISRLITYDGVKQRLWGICLSAPAEPGSIITVGGKKVGKLTSCTSGRKESEYFGLGYIKRQNVSEGDMVVVGDAITGTVVEVPFLAGQRPPSRSSSS from the exons ATGGCAAAAGTAACATGCGAGTCTCTCCTTGTTAATCCATGGCGTATATTCGCTTATCCCCACCAAAGCTTTGCGGTTCCCTCGCTCACTCAGACTACTCATACCCAGAAGAAGCTCACACTCTCCTCAACCAGAACGCGAGCTTTGCCATTCGACCTCTCCCCTCCTCCTATTGACCACGACCTCCTG GACACTGTGGCAGCAGCAACTGCTGGAGCAACAGTTTCAGATGATGGGATTATCGAAACGTTCGACAACGATGACCAAGCTTTGGATGCTGCCGATAATGGTCTTGTG GTTGTGGACCTCTCGCATTTTTGCCGGATAAGAG TTAGTGGAGATGACAGGATCCAGTTTCTTCACAACCAAAGCACGGCCAATTTCGAATGTCTCCATGAAGGACAG GGATGTGACACAGTTTTTGTTACACCAACAGCTCGGACAATAGATATCGCACATGCATGGGTCATG AAAAATGCAGTAATGTTAATGGTTTCACCTGTTTCCAGAAGTATCTCTGAAATGCTGAAAAA GTACATATTTTTCAATGACAAGGTAGAGATTCAAGACATCACTAAGCAAACTTGCTTCTTCGTTTTAGTGGGACCTAAAAGCAACTAT GTAATGGAGGAGTTAAACCTAGGTGATCTCGTTGGACAACCATACGGCACGCATCAGCATTTCAGT GTCAACGGGATGCCTGTTACTGTGGGAGTGGGAAATGTGATTTCTGAAAAAGGCTTTTCACTTTTGATGTCACCAGCTGCCGCTGGATCAGTCTGGAAAACTATTCTATCTCATGGTGCGACCCCAATGGGCTCTATTGCATGGGAAAAACTAAGAATTTTGCAAG GAAAGCCAGCTCCTCAGAAGGAGCTTACTAATGAATATAATGTCCTGGAGGCCGGTCTCTGGAATTCAATCTCTTTAACCAAAG GGTGCTATAAGGGACAGGAGACTATATCTCGACTGATAACGTACGATGGAGTCAAGCAAAGACTTTGGGGAATCTGTCTATCAGCACCAGCGGAACCTGGCAGCATCATTACAGTTGGTGGGAAAAAG GTTGGAAAGCTGACAAGTTGCACATCCGGAAGAAAGGAAAGTGAGTACTTTGGTTTAGGCTATATCAAGAGGCAAAATGTTTCAGAAGGAGACATGGTAGTGGTCGGAGATGCTATTACAGGTACAGTGGTAGAAGTACCTTTCCTTGCTGGGCAACGGCCACCATCGAGAAGCTCAAGCTCTTGA
- the LOC101311292 gene encoding uncharacterized protein LOC101311292, producing the protein MDSNETSREKDENDFIISYPSTPVGGGLHHTHSIDDSLLSRRTLSRNQSSRRCKTPTPRSFSRSVSRSTTSSSAITSRRNPSETDILASITRNLSREAELAASISRNISRNMSSNASCSLNRTKSQNNGSRRNPSESDLPSPSPLSPPRSSPPASPSPAASPSTARSPRTSKTSETDRTPLTRTPSRRSTTPIVFSQTTARRKPPPVEKKLEFTLEELCHGCVKKIKVTKDVINHAGIIVKEEEMLKINVQPGWRKGTKITFEGKGDEKPGYLPADIIFLIDEKRHHLFKRAGRDDLEIAVEIPLADALGGCSFPAPLLGGQKMNLSFDHIIHHGYEKVIEGQGMPRLKEPKKRGDLRITCLVKFPKKLSNEQRAEAVRILQDCSYQ; encoded by the exons ATGGACAGTAATGAAACATCCAGG GAGAAAGATGAGAATGATTTTATAATTAGTTATCCATCGACACCAGTAGGTGGTGGTTTGCATCATACGCACAGCATTGATGATAGCTTACTCTCCCGTCGAACTCTTTCGAGGAATCAGAGTAGCAGAAGATGCAAGACCCCTACGCCAAGGTCCTTCTCCAGAAGTGTGAGCCGGAGCACCACCTCATCATCGGCAATTACAAGTCGTAGGAACCCATCCGAGACCGATATCCTTGCCTCTATAACAAGAAATCTGAGTCGGGAGGCTGAACTTGCTGCCTCTATATCAAGGAATATAAGTAGGAACATGAGTAGCAATGCAAGCTGCAGTTTGAACAGGACTAAGAGCCAGAATAATGGGAGCAGGCGAAACCCGTCTGAGTCTGATTTACCCTCTCCATCACCTTTATCTCCACCGCGCAGCTCCCCACCGGCCTCACCTTCACCTGCCGCCTCTCCATCTACCGCTCGATCACCTCGTACCAGTAAAACATCTGAAACGGACCGTACACCACTCACAAGAACCCCGAGCAGGAGGAGCACCACCCCCATTGTGTTCTCTCAGACAACGGCGAGAAGGAAACCTCCCCCGGTTGAGAAGAAGCTTGAATTCACACTCGAAGAGTTGTGTCATGGATGCGTAAAGAAGATCAAGGTTACTAAAGATGTCATCAACCATGCAGG GATTATTGTGAAAGAAGAGGAAATGCTGAAAATAAATGTGCAGCCAGGTTGGAGGAAAGGAACCAAGATTACTTTCGAAGGGAAAGGGGATGAGAAACCAGGGTACCTTCCAGCTGATATCATCTTCTTGATAGATGAAAAGAGGCATCATTTGTTCAAAAGAGCAGGCCGGGACGATTTGGAAATCGCTGTTGAGATTCCGCTGGCTGATGCATTGGGAGGCTGCTCGTTTCCAGCTCCCTTGCTAGGAGGTCAAAAAATGAATCTGTCATTCGACCACATCATACATCATGGTTATGAAAAGGTCATTGAAGGACAAGGGATGCCAAGGCTTAAAGAACCAAAAAAGAGAGGTGACCTCCGCATTACTTGTCTCGTTAAATTTCCCAAAAAATTGAGCAACGAGCAACGAGCAGAAGCTGTTAGAATTTTACAAGATTGTTCTTATCAGTAA
- the LOC101306338 gene encoding ABC transporter G family member 18-like, whose protein sequence is MAHRPNDHPRREAVIDIGGRKPASFTGGLEFSSLTYTVTKKTKIDGKWLTQEVDLLHKITGFAPKGCITAVMGPSGAGKSTFLDGVAGRIASGSLKGRVSLDGKEMSPSIIKRTSAYIMQDDRLFPTLTVYETLMFAADFRLGPVTTAEKKQRVEKLIQQLGLSSARNTYIGDEGTRGVSGGERRRVSIGVDIIHGPALLFLDEPTSGLDSTSAHSVIEKVHHIARSGSTVILTIHQPSSRIQLLLDHMIILARGQLMYQGSPKDVTLHLGRMGRKVHKEESPIEYLIDVIQEYDQSELGVEALAEFARTGVKPPKLAEGDVSISTILPTPTPPRPSGRGKDSGLEKNGKRLPLQTSTHVINDFDHSLRSPYSSRSPYNTSRSWTATNSGVVERIHSRFTPSRKPKDLNMQSPMSASPGYNYSSEIIHSTPTPHSSDYTVNENDYLTPEYDPNASSHHNLGPKFANSFLPETWILMRRNFKNIGRTPELFLSRLVVLTFMGLLMATMFKNPPENTQGITNRLSFFIFTVCLFFFSSNDAVPAFIQERFIFVRETAHNAYRASSYTIAGLVTYLPFLALQALVYAGIVWYALKLRGPFLYFLVVLYVSLLSTNSFVVFVSSVVPNYILGYAAVIAFTALFFLFCGYFLNSSDIPKYWKWMNYVSTMTYPYEGLIMNQYQTPRPFGLNPDGTNITGFQILDSLHINYGGGETLSSVKKWEKIYIMLGWTVLYRILFYLVIRFFSKNQRT, encoded by the exons ATGGCTCATCGTCCGAATGACCATCCTCGGCGCGAGGCAGTGATCGACATAGGGGGCCGAAAGCCTGCAAGCTTCACCGGCGGACTAGAGTTTTCGAGCCTCACATACACCGTGACAAAGAAGACCAAGATTGACGGGAAATGGCTGACGCAAGAAGTGGACTTGCTGCACAAGATCACAGGGTTTGCACCCAAGGGTTGCATCACGGCTGTGATGGGCCCCAGTGGTGCCGGAAAGTCGACGTTTTTGGATGGAGTTGCCGGGAGGATAGCGAGTGGAAGTCTGAAAGGGAGAGTGTCCTTGGATGGCAAGGAAATGAGTCCTAGCATAATTAAGAGGACTTCAGCTTATATTATGCAGGATGATAGGCTTTTCCCAACCCTTACAGTCTACGAGACTTTGATGTTTGCTGCTGATTTTAGGTTGGGGCCGGTCACCACTGCTGAGAAGAAACAGCGTGTTGAAAAGCTGATTCAACAGCTAGGGTTATCG TCAGCTCGGAACACTTACATAGGTGATGAGGGCACTAGAGGAGTATCCGGAGGAGAGCGCCGGCGAGTCTCTATTGGTGTTGACATCATTCACGGACCTGCCCTCCTCTTCCTCGACGAGCCAACATCAGGCCTAGACTCCACAAGTGCTCATAGTGTCATCGAAAAGGTGCACCACATTGCACGCTCCGGAAGCACTGTCATCCTCACCATTCACCAACCCTCATCTAGAATCCAATTGCTTCTCGACCATATGATCATCCTTGCTCGTGGCCAGCTCATGTATCAAGGGTCACCGAAAGACGTGACTCTTCATCTCGGCAGAATGGGACGGAAGGTCCACAAGGAAGAGAGTCCCATCGAGTACCTCATTGATGTTATTCAGGAATATGATCAATCTGAACTTGGAGTTGAGGCACTCGCTGAGTTTGCACGTACAGGTGTGAAACCCCCGAAGTTAGCCGAGGGAGACGTGTCGATTTCAACTATTCTCCCCACCCCAACTCCACCACGACCCAGTGGCCGTGGGAAAGATTCAGGCCTCGAGAAGAACGGAAAGCGGCTTCCTCTGCAGACTAGTACACATGTGATCAATGATTTTGATCATAGCTTGAGGAGCCCTTATAGCAGTAGGAGCCCTTATAACACTTCGAGGTCATGGACTGCTACGAATAGTGGAGTCGTGGAAAGAATTCACAGCAGATTTACCCCTTCAAGGAAACCTAAAGATCTCAACATGCAAAGCCCCATGAG TGCATCCCCTGGCTACAATTATTCAAGTGAGATAATTCACAGCACACCAACACCACACAGCAGTGACTACACAGTTAACGAAAACGACTATCTGACCCCTGAGTACGATCCAAACGCCTCTTCCCACCACAATCTCGGACCCAAATTCGCCAACTCCTTCTTGCCGGAGACATGGATCCTTATGCGCCGCAACTTCAAGAACATTGGCAGAACACCCGAGCTCTTCCTCTCAAGGCTCGTAGTCCTTACATTCATGGGCTTATTAATGGCCACCATGTTCAAGAACCCGCCCGAGAACACTCAAGGCATCACCAACCGCCTCAGTTTCTTCATCTTCACCGTCTGCCTCTTCTTCTTCTCATCCAACGATGCCGTCCCTGCCTTCATCCAAGAGCGCTTCATCTTTGTTCGTGAGACTGCTCACAATGCCTACCGAGCCTCCTCTTATACCATAGCTGGCCTAGTCACTTACCTGCCCTTTCTTGCCCTCCAAGCTCTAGTTTACGCAGGTATTGTCTGGTATGCTCTAAAGCTCCGCGGACCCTTCCTCTACTTCTTGGTCGTTCTCTATGTCTCTCTCCTCTCTACAAACTCGTTTGTTGTGTTTGTGAGCTCGGTTGTGCCCAACTACATCTTAGGATATGCCGCGGTCATTGCTTTCACTGCTCTCTTCTTCTTGTTCTGTGGATACTTCTTGAACAGTAGTGACATTCCCAAATATTGGAAGTGGATGAACTACGTCTCCACCATGACATACCCATATGAAGGCTTGATCATGAATCAATATCAGACTCCTCGCCCTTTTGGATTAAATCCGGATGGTACCAACATTACTGGTTTTCAAATTTTGGACAGTCTTCATATAAACTACGGTGGAGGGGAGACCCTGTCTTCGGTCAAGAAGTGGGAGAAGATTTACATAATGTTAGGTTGGACTGTCCTGTATAGGATCTTGTTTTACTTGGTAATTCGATTCTTCTCCAAGAACCAGAGGACATAG
- the LOC101311005 gene encoding endoglucanase 5-like: MMFMRSCTKIVLVSLALLVLLGVEAATASEFNYGEALDKSLLFFEAQRSGKLPPNQRVKWRGDSGLKDGLAQGVDLVGGYYDAGDHVKFGLPMAFTVTMLSWGAIEFRKEITDLDQLGQTLWAIRWGTDYFIKAHPQPNVLWGQVGDGNSDHYCWERAEDMTTPRNAYKIDESHPGSDIAGETAAALASAAMAFKPYNSSYSSLLLVHAKQLFSFADRFRGLYDETIEDAKEFYTSSGYSDELLWAAAWLYEATNDDYYLKYVVDNAVYMGGTGWSVKEFSWDNKYAGVQILLTKVLLEGRGGAYTSTLKQYQAKADYFACACLQKNDGYNVHTTPGGLLYVREWNNLQYVSSASFLLAVYSDYLSAANAKLNCPEGEVQPQEILNFAKSQADYILGKNPKSMSYIVGYGAKYPVHVHHRDASIPSISVLSAVVGCVQGFETWYHRTEGNPNVIYGGLVGGPDQNDNFSDDRSNYEGTEPTISGTGPLVGLFSKLQSLNGGFNRGSPKPHTPTPSVYHNETTAPPKPADTHPIKFLHSITSTWTIAKTSYYRHKVVLKNTSEKPITNMKLVLENLEGPLWGLSPTPQKNTYELPQWQKVLQPGAECTFVYVQGGPQAKISIQSYN; encoded by the exons ATGATGTTCATGAGGAGCTGCACCAAGATTGTATTAGTCTCCCTAGCTTTGTTAGTGCTACTTGGTGTGGAAGCAGCCACTGCGTCAGAGTTCAACTACGGCGAGGCTCTGGACAAGAGTTTGCTCTTTTTTGAGGCACAAAGATCTGGTAAGCTGCCACCAAACCAGCGAGTCAAGTGGCGCGGTGACTCAGGACTTAAGGATGGCCTAGCTCAAGGG GTGGACCTGGTTGGAGGGTATTATGATGCAGGGGATCATGTTAAATTTGGACTGCCAATGGCATTCACAGTGACAATGCTATCATGGGGAGCTATTGAGTTCAGGAAGGAGATCACAGATTTAGATCAATTAGGTCAGACCTTATGGGCCATTAGATGGGGCACTGACTATTTCATCAAGGCACATCCACAGCCTAATGTTCTCTGGGGACAG GTAGGAGATGGGAACTCCGATCATTATTGTTGGGAGCGCGCAGAGGACATGACAACTCCAAGAAATGCTTACAAAATTGATGAAAGTCATCCCGGTTCAGACATTGCTGGTGAAACTGCAGCTGCCTTGGCCTCAGCCGCCATGGCTTTCAAGCCTTACAACTCTTCCTACTCCAGTCTCCTCTTAGTTCATGCAAAACAG CTTTTCTCATTTGCAGATAGATTCAGAGGATTATATGATGAAACCATTGAGGATGCTAAGGAATTCTACACTTCATCGGGTTACTCT GATGAGCTGCTATGGGCTGCGGCATGGCTCTACGAAGCAACCAACGATGACTACTACCTCAAGTATGTGGTGGACAACGCCGTGTATATGGGTGGAACTGGATGGTCAGTCAAAGAGTTTTCTTGGGATAACAAATATGCTGGTGTCCAAATCCTTCTTACAAAG GTTTTGCTAGAGGGAAGAGGTGGTGCATATACTTCCACACTGAAACAGTACCAGGCCAAAGCAGATTATTTTGCCTGTGCTTGTCTGCAGAAAAATGATGGCTACAATGTCCACACAACTCCTG GGGGCTTATTATACGTGCGAGAATGGAACAACTTGCAGTATGTTAGTTCGGCTTCATTTCTTCTAGCTGTTTACTCCGACTATCTCTCTGCTGCAAATGCCAAGCTCAATTGTCCGGAAGGAGAAGTTCAACCTCAAGAGATCCTCAATTTTGCAAAGTCACAGGCCGATTACATTCTTGGTAAAAATCCCAAGTCCATGAGCTACATAGTTGGGTATGGAGCAAAGTATCCGGTTCATGTGCACCACAGAGATGCTTCAATTCCTTCCATATCAGTTCTTAGTGCTGTGGTTGGATGTGTACAAGGATTTGAGACATGGTATCACCGCACTGAGGGAAATCCTAATGTCATTTATGGGGGACTTGTGGGAGGTCCTGACCAGAATGACAACTTCTCCGATGACCGGTCCAACTACGAAGGGACAGAGCCTACAATTTCTGGCACTGGTCCGCTTGTAGGCCTCTTCTCCAAGTTACAGAGTTTAAATGGTG GTTTCAACAGAGGATCACCAAAGCCCCATACACCCACACCAAGTGTCTATCACAATGAAACAACAGCACCCCCAAAACCAGCAG ATACTCATCCTATCAAATTCCTTCACTCCATAACTAGCACATGGACTATTGCAAAAACAAGTTATTATCGACACAAGGTGGTACTAAAGAACACATCTGAGAAACCGATAACGAATATGAAGCTGGTGCTTGAAAACCTTGAAGGGCCACTGTGGGGTCTCTCTCCAACTCCACAGAAGAACACATATGAGCTTCCTCAATGGCAGAAAGTCCTGCAGCCTGGCGCCGAGTGCACTTTTGTTTACGTTCAAGGTGGCCCTCAGGCAAAGATATCTATTCAAAGCTACAATTGA